The following nucleotide sequence is from Triticum dicoccoides isolate Atlit2015 ecotype Zavitan chromosome 7B, WEW_v2.0, whole genome shotgun sequence.
agatttccacatgcatgcatgcgatgacatgGTGTTGTCTGTATGTTATAGGGCGTGTGGGCGGGTTTGGCTCTCACCACACGTGTGGGAGTTAGCGTTGTCCAACATTTAAATCTAGCCATGCAAATGTGCGGGCTGCACTGCTAGTTGATATGCATGATTACAGATTGCAAGAACTAGATTGCATATACGAAGCTAGATCTTGAGATAATGGCAACTGAAATGTCTTGAGGCTCCGGTAGTGGTATGTGAGCCTTTTTATAAGGCATCTTCTTCTGTAGAAAATTATCAGTCTTCGGTATCATACAATATGTCATCCCCGAGTTAGCACATCTATCCATCTATCTATCCTCCGTGTACCCCTATAAGGTACCTCAACATAACTAGGTCGCTCGATACTCGTTGGTTTACACGGTTTGTCCACCCCACCCCCATAACCACCAGGCCACACAGGACTCCCCATGTTGGCACGTGAGCTGGAGTTACTTGATAGGACAACACAAGTGGATCCATTATTTGTTTTCTGTCGGGCTAATTTTGGATCTCGATCCAatccggatcatcaaagtcgtatgTGGTTAGTAAGAGCCTCAAACTCGTTTCATACGTCTGGCGGCATTCGATCACTGTTCAGTCACGATTTTTTGACTTTGACGGGCCCCTCAAACGGATCTCAAACGGctctcaaacgcccgggctgaccggcaccccataTTCAGCCCAAATATGGAGCAGATATGGAGCGACCGGGCACGCCCGCCACATCGGACCCAACCCACACTGGCCCACCCGGCCCCATATAAAATCCTCCCTATCCGCTCGTCGAACCAAACCATAGCCACTTCACTTCCCTCCCCTCCACTCTCCTCCGCCACCCAAACTCGTCTCCGGCTCCTTCCAGCCGTCTTCGGCATGGCGGACAGCGGATCCGAGTCCTTCACCTCCAGATCTGTCGACCCCAAATTCATCCCACGCGGCCCCGAAGAGGAGATGGCCGTCCGGCTTGCGCTCTGCCGCACCCGGGAGGAGGCCCGTGGACGGGTGCGCCTCGGACTCCATCCGTCGAGAATTCATTGCGTCTGCCCAAATTGCGCATGGATCCGGCGCTAGGCCGGCCATAGCTGCCTCGCCGGAGATCATGCGGTCCATCTGGCTTCCGGACGCGCTGGTGGACGCGCAACCCCTCCGTTGGCACGCCGATATTGGGGACGCACCATTGTCCCACGAGGCCATGGCGCGGCATGCAAGGCACCGGGTGAGGGAGGTGGCGGCAGTCCTCGCGGCAGCGGCCGTCGGCGAGGCGGAGTCGCATTCTCCGGCACCCTGTATGGCGCATCAGTCCGGTCGCCGCAACCGCATCGTGGTGGACATCAGCAGCTCATCCCAGGTCGGATCTATCATCGATCTGACATCCACCGACACCGTTCGGGTTCcggtctccgacgaggaagagtagggcatgggagatggCGGGGCCTTGAGTCCCCTGAGCCAGCTCGTGTCCCATGCCCTACCCTACCTTGCTGGCGACCGGACCAACACTCTGAGGAGCGCAGCCGGCCGTCAGACATAGCCATGGCGGGGCCGGGCGAGTGGGGAGCGGAACCCGACAAGCTTCGCGTAGATTAGGTTTcacgttgcatgtaataatatggatttgaggtaTCCGGATGTGAATTGTGTTTTTTAAGGGGTGACCGGTCACTATTCGGGGATGCGTACGGAtgcgtccgcgggcgtttgaggagTCGGATTTGCCAAATCCAGCTGTGGATGCTCTGATAATGGAAGAAAATTGACCGGAAAAGATCTAGACGACGGTGAGGTAAGATTTGGCCCTCACTCGTCTCCGGCATGCCACTTTTTTTATGCCGAGGGAGGAACAAAAATTATCTTCTTTATTTTAGTTGGTGACGGCGGCTCATCCACACCCTTTTCCTCCCATGCTGGACTTGTGGTCCTACGAGCTTATATATGCTTTTGTCCATCATGTAGATTGCGGAGAAATTATTTTAAACGATTGTGCATTGATCCATGGGCAGTCTAGAGAGATCTTGTGTTCCTTTACCTAAAAATTATTATACAACCATGGGGAAAATGACAAGTGGTTCTATTGAACGTGCTGTGACTTATATGGCAACTGGAAGTATAGTATAGACAGAAATAATACACAGAGTTGAGCAAGCAGTGACTAGTAATTAAGCCCCGTACAAAAAATAATCGCTAAATTTGTACTCTTACTTAGGGTGAAGATCGCTATAATCATCGGGACCATAGGCCTCAAATAATTCGGCAAAAAATCCATTCTTCCTTCTCGGGTTGCATCCCATGTCTTCACATAATCTATCATTGTACCAAGTAGGAAGAAGTCCAGTGCACGGTGTACGTGATTCGTCACGGGAGTAATGCTTCATTACCTTCTCGCATTCAAGTACATCCCTCTGCATTGCTTCAACACTTGGTAATCTAAATCCACCATCCATGAAATATGCTAGCCACTTAGACCGTAGTTCTGAAGTGTAGACATTCGCATAGTTGTCAGAATATCCGAGGACCGCAAGTTGTGGAATCTTAGGATGTATGCACTCCCTGTGAAACAATAATTAAATAAATTTTTCAATAAAGACTTGAAGTACGTAAAAAATATGTCTAGTAAAGTGATGACCTATAAAGTTGTGCAGTTGTGGATGTTGAACCAACGATGATAGTATGAAAGTACTTTGACATGAACATGTCCTTGATGTTTTGATCACCATTGAATCCTGTTCCGAAGATAACTATGTCACTCTTTACCAACGTAGATTCACCTTCAACGAGCACACCTTCTTTGCAAAAGCCAAAGGTCTTCGACTTTCTAATAACGATGATGCCTTCCTCTAGATTCTTGTAATGATCCTTGGGTGTAGTGGAAAGCATACATCCCACCATCCCCTCAAAAAAGCTGTGGTCAGGCACCATGTCATGCTTCTTCATTGGAATGGAGTAGTAGCTCTCAGCAAACTTTGAAATCATCAACCTCTTCTCACACACACAAAAGAACAATACAGATGTCTGAAATTAGTCTAAAACAAAACCATTTACACTTCCGGTAATATTAATATTCAATAAAATGGAAACATGTTGTAGTACCAATGGAGTCAAGACGGTAGCTAATATGCTAAGGAGGAAACCTTCACCGGGCTTGTGAATAAGGAGTTCAGCAAAACGAGTTAGATAGAAATTTGATATGTTAATACCCCAAGCATAGAAGTTCGGTATGATCCATTGCTTGGTTCGGACTACCATTGTGCATGGTTTCTCCATACCTAAAGAAAAATTATAGAAAGTAATAAAAATATAATCGCAATGTTTCATTTTTATCTAGGAAACTATAAAGACGAAGACAATATAATCATGATAGGCAATGCTACTAAATGTATACATTGGAATGCTTTAACAAAATGGACATAATAATGTTTCAGTTTCACTAACAAGGAGAAACAAGGTATGTTTAATTGAGGATTGAATATTTTTACCGTTTACTTTTGCGCATTCATTAGCAATGTCAAGGGCTGAATTTCCATAGCCAACGACAGTCACACACTTGTCCTTGATCATCTCCTTAGCTTTCTCACTACCCATTTTGGAGTAGTCCATGGAGTGGATCACTTTCCCATCAAATGCTTCTGGGCCTCTACCAGGAGGGAAATTGGGTATGTTGGGATAATTGCTAAACCTTCCCGTACAAAGAATCACAAAGTCTACCATGTGTACCTGGAGAAagggaatacatgtttatgaacagTCACATGAGAAAAGTTAATTAGTGTAACACCCTGGCCCAATATGAGTTATGACTAGCCCACCTGTAGGGTGGACCCATATATGTAGCACTCCCCTTACACTTTCATCTTTGCACCATGTAAAATGGTTTGCCCAATGGTGCTATATTAGGAATACAAGGCTGGACCAAAGAAAGGGTCGTCGTTTATTTGGCAAAGTATTGTGGGAATTCAAACTTTCAAGAGAGGTTATGTATGGCGGGTTGGAACGGGCTCTCAAATAAATATTTGGGATGATCCTTGGATTCCTTCTAGTACATCAAGAAAGGTTATAACACCTAGAGGATGGgcgaaccaacctatggttggatgactagaaggacagtggtatccccagcccaccagggttcaaatcctggtgctcacattattcctggatttattttaggattttcagCGATGtggattcagtgggaggagacgttcccgtcgatgatgAGGCGcatatggtgactttgtaaatccAAAAATGATGTGCCGGCAAAGTCTCTCGaagatgctcatagggatagggtgtgtgtgtgtgcattcataggggtgagtgtatgcgtatATGTATGAGTGCTTGCGTCTATACTGTGTTCAAAAAAGAACACCTAGAGCAAGGACAATGTTATAACACCTAGTGGAGGAAATTATAGACCCTCACACATGACAATGGGATCTGGAACTTATTAGGTCTGTCTTTTCACAGGTTGGTGTCGCTAGAATAATTCAAATTCCTCTCCGGACGGAGGCCATGGAAGATCTTGTGGCGTGGTAGTATACAAGGTCAGGAACCTTCTCAGTTCAGTCGGCGTACCACGCAGAGTTTAACCATCAGTTTGGGAGCCAAATAGCCAGGTCGGACAGGGTAGCGTTCAGTTAAACTCCATATGGAAACAACTTTGATAACTATATACTCCAAGGAAAATAAAACACTTTGGATGGAAGGTGCTCCGGGGTGTACTACCATGCATGGGAATCTTAGCCGCAAGACACATTCCAGTCCTTCTGCAATGTCCAGTTTGCAAGACCGGGATTGATGACATTCAACACGTTCTTTTCTGTTGTCCTCAGGCacgcacaccacacacacacaacgGTGTGGTAGGTGTGAGGAGCGTAACAATAGGTCGCCATCCTTTCAAAAAGAAAGTATAGGTCGCCATCCAAACCAATATATATAGTCGCCATATTGACTCTCGAGAGATTAGGACTACTGCCATTTACATGATGGATGGTTAGGTGGTGGTTGCGTGGGTGCATGCTTATCTATAAAGAATTGAGAACTCCATACATGACATTTCTTCCCTCAACACTCGACTCCCATTGCTATGTGATTATGAGAGCAAGCTCGAATCAAGAAGGCTCAGCAAGATTGGATTTTATGGTCAGAAGATCTTGAAGACCATGACCACGAACAAACCAAATTGTACCAAGTTTATATCTACTTGAATATCATCATCCTAATCCTATATGGAAAAACGTTTGCGCAGTAGTAGCATATCATGTCGATACCTCTATGTGACCTTCGTCATCGGCCACCGTGAGGCGCCACTCCCTGTCGCCGGAGCCGAACGCCTGGCCGCAGCCGGCCCACTCCTCccacgccaccacctcctcctctgccACGCCGACGTACTCCATGCTGGTCACGCGGTGGCCGAGCCTGACGCAGTCGAGCACGCCGAAGCGGCGCGCGTAGGCGTGGAGGTAGTCGGCGACCTGGCGCTGGTTGGGGAACATCTCCGTCACGGAGTCCGGCCAGGGGAAGTCGGAGTAACGATACATGTGCCGTGGCGCCTGGAGCCTGGTCCCCTCCATGGCGTTCGGCCACACGCCCCCGACGGCGTCGCCCGCATCAAAGACCACCGGCCGGCAGCCGCGCTCCAGCAGGTGCTTGCACGCCGCCAGGCCGCTCACGCCGGCGCCCACGATGGCCACGCTCTTCTCATCCAGGCCCATCGGTCGATTTGTATGTGTGTGTGCTCCGTCCACGACGGGCGGTGTGAAAGGTAGTGCTACGCTACGGGACTCACAGCAGCATCAAATAATGAAGAGAAGGAAACTCTACTGAATAATAAGCCAACTGTGGCAAGCCGTGGTTAGCAATCCCACAATTCTGTCAGCTGGTCCACGTCCAATCCTTATCTTTACAGATCGTAGTGTGCCAGAAAAAAATTACGAGATCTATTGATCAACCAGTATTACACCCTACAAAAATAAAGAAAATACGTTGAGGTCCATCGGGGGCATTCGTCTCCTTCCTCACGAACAGGCTGATGACACGCCATCACAAGTTTCTTTCCATCGTCGGAGCCAGCATTGTTAAATCCAAGAGCTTCTTTTGATTTAAAAAACGTTTTCCAAATAAAAAGAGATCGTCAGCTTCTTACAAGATAGTAGTGGAGCTAGCgaaaaaaaatattatgccagTGAGGGGAGCGGGAATCTAGTTGAGGGAGCGAGAGCTATGTGGGTCGGCCTTCAACGGTTTTAGCATGGAACGGGAAGGGCTCACACACCAACCACCGGCTGATAATTGGGCTGAAATGTGTAGGGACACCACAACCACATACTAAATAACTCAACTCTCCTCTCAGAACAAATATCGTGTCTATCAGCACCACACATGATACACGAATGAAAACAATACCTAACATAACTATAATCCGGCCAATGAGGATAAAACCCAAATGAAATAACTGGCCGCAATAACATGCGATAAAAGAAATACTTAATCCCACTTGTGAAGAACGGCATGGCgaagtgaaagatcgtggatgtcgcctagagcgggggtgaataggcgctttaaaataattacggtttaggcttgaacaaatgcagaataaacctagcggttaatttgtcaagcacaaagccTAAaataactaggctcacctatgtgcaccaacaacttatgctaagcaaggtaaacaactaagtgatagcaagatatatgacaagaaacaatatggctatcacaaagtaaagtgcataagtaaagggctcgggtaagagataaccgaggcacgcggagacgacaatgtatcccgaagttcacacccttgcggatgctaatctccgtttggagcggtgtggaggcacaatgctccccaagaagccactagggccaccgtaatctcctcacacccttgcacaatgcaagatgccgtgattccactaagggacccttgagggcggtcaccgaacccgtacaaatagcgacccttgggggcggtcaccgaacccatacactttggcaacccttgggggcggtcaccggtacccgtcaaattgctcggggcgatctccacaacctaattggagacctcgacgcttgcccggagctttacaccacaatgattgagctccgaacaccaccaaccgtctagggcgcccaagcacccaagaggaac
It contains:
- the LOC119342077 gene encoding probable flavin-containing monooxygenase 1 isoform X2, which encodes MGLDEKSVAIVGAGVSGLAACKHLLERGCRPVVFDAGDAVGGVWPNAMEGTRLQAPRHMYRYSDFPWPDSVTEMFPNQRQVADYLHAYARRFGVLDCVRLGHRVTSMEYVGVAEEEVVAWEEWAGCGQAFGSGDREWRLTVADDEGHIEVHMVDFVILCTGRFSNYPNIPNFPPGRGPEAFDGKVIHSMDYSKMGSEKAKEMIKDKCVTVVGYGNSALDIANECAKVNGMEKPCTMVVRTKQWIIPNFYAWGINISNFYLTRFAELLIHKPGEGFLLSILATVLTPLRLMISKFAESYYSIPMKKHDMVPDHSFFEGMVGCMLSTTPKDHYKNLEEGIIVIRKSKTFGFCKEGVLVEGESTLVKSDIVIFGTGFNGDQNIKDMFMSKECIHPKIPQLAVLGYSDNYANVYTSELRSKWLAYFMDGGFRLPSVEAMQRDVLECEKVMKHYSRDESRTPCTGLLPTWYNDRLCEDMGCNPRRKNGFFAELFEAYGPDDYSDLHPK
- the LOC119342077 gene encoding probable flavin-containing monooxygenase 1 isoform X1, which produces MGLDEKSVAIVGAGVSGLAACKHLLERGCRPVVFDAGDAVGGVWPNAMEGTRLQAPRHMYRYSDFPWPDSVTEMFPNQRQVADYLHAYARRFGVLDCVRLGHRVTSMEYVGVAEEEVVAWEEWAGCGQAFGSGDREWRLTVADDEGHIEVHMVDFVILCTGRFSNYPNIPNFPPGRGPEAFDGKVIHSMDYSKMGSEKAKEMIKDKCVTVVGYGNSALDIANECAKVNGMEKPCTMVVRTKQWIIPNFYAWGINISNFYLTRFAELLIHKPGEGFLLSILATVLTPLRLMISKFAESYYSIPMKKHDMVPDHSFFEGMVGCMLSTTPKDHYKNLEEGIIVIRKSKTFGFCKEGVLVEGESTLVKSDIVIFGTGFNGDQNIKDMFMSKYFHTIIVGSTSTTAQLYRECIHPKIPQLAVLGYSDNYANVYTSELRSKWLAYFMDGGFRLPSVEAMQRDVLECEKVMKHYSRDESRTPCTGLLPTWYNDRLCEDMGCNPRRKNGFFAELFEAYGPDDYSDLHPK